In Rahnella sikkimica, the following are encoded in one genomic region:
- a CDS encoding glycosyltransferase family 2 protein, whose product MADKKRLSVVLIARNEADLLPECLESVTWADEIILLDSGSEDATLDVARQFGAKVFTNVQWPGFGKQRQLAQSYATGDYILMIDADERVSPELRQSVENVMNNPQENTVYSLGRSNLFLGKFMRHSGWYPDRVNRLYPSSFHYNDDLVHESLNTGNSAVVPLQGDLLHLTCRDFFAFQRKQLSYAEAWASQRHQQGRRCRFFSVISHTLGAFIKTWILRAGFLDGKQGLILAGVNAQYTFNKYAALWALSHQLQK is encoded by the coding sequence ATGGCCGACAAAAAACGTTTATCCGTCGTGCTGATTGCGCGTAATGAAGCTGATTTACTGCCCGAGTGTCTGGAGTCTGTAACCTGGGCGGATGAGATTATCCTGCTCGATTCAGGCAGTGAAGATGCCACGCTCGACGTTGCCCGTCAGTTCGGCGCGAAAGTTTTTACCAACGTGCAATGGCCGGGTTTTGGAAAGCAGCGCCAGTTGGCGCAAAGCTATGCGACCGGCGATTACATTTTGATGATCGACGCGGATGAGCGGGTTTCCCCGGAGCTGCGTCAATCGGTTGAAAACGTTATGAATAATCCGCAGGAAAACACCGTTTATAGCCTGGGCCGCAGTAACTTATTTCTCGGGAAATTTATGCGCCACAGCGGCTGGTATCCTGATCGCGTCAACCGCTTATATCCTTCATCCTTTCACTATAACGACGATTTAGTTCACGAATCGCTGAATACGGGCAATTCTGCCGTTGTCCCTTTGCAAGGCGATTTGCTGCATCTGACGTGTCGTGATTTCTTTGCCTTCCAGCGCAAACAACTCAGTTATGCCGAAGCATGGGCCAGTCAGCGCCATCAGCAAGGTCGCCGTTGCCGCTTTTTCTCTGTCATTTCACACACGTTGGGCGCATTCATAAAAACCTGGATCCTGCGGGCGGGTTTTCTGGATGGCAAACAGGGTCTGATCCTGGCGGGTGTCAATGCGCAGTATACTTTCAATAAATATGCCGCCCTGTGGGCGCTCAGCCACCAACTGCAAAAGTGA
- the waaA gene encoding lipid IV(A) 3-deoxy-D-manno-octulosonic acid transferase, translating to MQTLYTVVLYLIQPLIWIRLLVRGRKSPAYRKRWAERYGFCKGKVVSGGIMLHSVSVGETLAAIPLVRALRHRYPSLPITVTTMTPTGSERVQSAFGAGVHHVYLPYDLPGSLNRFLDEVNPKLVIIMETELWPNLISALHRRKIPLVIANARLSERSAKGYQKLGTFIRTVLQRITLIAAQNQEDGDRFLSLGLKRNQLAVTGSLKFDISVTPELAAKAIALRSQWASRRQVWIATSTHEGEETLLLEAHKELLKSHPTLLLILVPRHPERFPVACELTRKAGLTFTQRSTGEVPSSGTQVVIGDTMGELMLLYGIADLAFVGGSLVDRGGHNPLEAAAHAIPVLMGPHTFNFKDICAKLAQDDGLITVTDTASLVKEISTLLTDEDYRLYYGRHAVEVLHQNQGALQRLLHLLEPYLPVRGH from the coding sequence TTGCAAACGCTGTATACAGTTGTTTTATACCTCATCCAGCCTCTTATCTGGATCCGTTTGCTGGTTCGTGGCCGGAAGTCACCGGCATACCGTAAACGCTGGGCTGAACGTTATGGCTTCTGCAAAGGGAAGGTGGTTTCCGGCGGCATCATGCTGCATTCCGTCTCGGTGGGCGAAACACTGGCGGCCATTCCTTTAGTCCGCGCGCTGCGCCATCGTTATCCTTCATTGCCGATCACGGTCACGACGATGACGCCAACAGGCTCCGAGCGTGTTCAGTCTGCTTTTGGTGCCGGCGTTCATCACGTTTATCTGCCTTATGATCTGCCTGGATCGCTGAACCGTTTTCTTGATGAAGTGAACCCAAAGCTGGTTATCATTATGGAAACCGAGCTGTGGCCAAACCTCATCAGTGCTTTGCATCGTCGTAAAATTCCCTTAGTGATTGCCAATGCACGCCTCTCTGAGCGTTCGGCCAAGGGCTATCAAAAACTGGGCACGTTTATCCGCACGGTTTTACAACGCATCACGCTGATTGCCGCGCAAAATCAGGAAGATGGCGACCGCTTCCTTTCTCTGGGACTGAAACGCAACCAGCTTGCCGTCACCGGCAGCCTGAAATTTGATATCTCGGTCACACCGGAATTAGCGGCTAAAGCCATCGCGCTTCGCAGTCAGTGGGCATCGCGCCGGCAGGTATGGATTGCGACCAGTACGCATGAAGGGGAAGAAACCCTGCTGCTGGAAGCGCATAAAGAATTGCTGAAATCTCACCCGACGCTGCTGCTCATTCTGGTCCCACGCCATCCGGAACGATTCCCGGTCGCGTGCGAACTGACGCGAAAAGCAGGCCTGACCTTTACACAGCGCAGCACCGGCGAAGTGCCTTCATCGGGAACGCAGGTCGTGATCGGCGATACGATGGGCGAGTTAATGCTGCTGTACGGAATTGCCGATCTGGCGTTTGTTGGCGGCAGTCTGGTCGATCGAGGAGGTCATAATCCTCTGGAAGCCGCAGCACACGCCATTCCTGTGCTGATGGGGCCGCATACGTTCAACTTCAAAGACATCTGCGCCAAACTTGCACAGGACGATGGGTTAATCACCGTGACGGATACAGCGTCGCTGGTGAAAGAAATCTCCACGCTGCTGACAGATGAAGACTATCGTCTGTATTACGGGCGTCACGCGGTAGAAGTCTTGCACCAAAATCAGGGCGCACTGCAACGTCTGCTGCATTTACTGGAGCCTTATCTGCCTGTGCGGGGTCATTAA
- a CDS encoding glycosyltransferase: MLQTPSLSIIVAVYNGEQFLAQFFDNIIQQTLTHFEMIVVNDGSTDKSAEIIESYRSSFETFRVFTIENQGVSAARNHGLSQATGKYLAFPDIDDNIHPGMYQKLLEMAETNSLDVATCNGRYVYEDSDKSKIIFPPERLSSTEVLSGDVWLKQALESRKFLHVTWLNIYNHDFIRRHNFSFEPGLRHQDIPWTTEILLAADRVQYTSDIFYDYLIHSNSVSHKTDGDATEVRSAHHYMKILRMLDDINHRYPEKVAKVPACKWQIAKEGLGILHTVDKIKDPALKKKLVEEIFQQGIWSLMWRNANTFRLRWRLGRRYFKLRKLISG; this comes from the coding sequence ATGCTACAGACCCCTTCACTGAGTATTATCGTTGCCGTTTATAACGGGGAGCAATTTCTCGCCCAGTTTTTTGACAATATCATCCAGCAGACATTAACCCATTTTGAGATGATTGTTGTTAATGACGGTTCAACGGATAAAAGTGCAGAAATTATTGAATCCTACCGGTCCTCTTTCGAGACGTTCAGGGTATTCACGATTGAAAATCAGGGGGTTTCTGCTGCACGTAATCACGGTCTGTCACAAGCCACTGGCAAGTATCTGGCATTTCCCGATATCGATGACAACATTCATCCCGGAATGTATCAGAAACTGCTGGAGATGGCCGAAACAAACTCACTGGATGTCGCAACGTGCAACGGGCGATATGTTTATGAAGACAGTGATAAAAGCAAAATAATCTTCCCGCCTGAACGCTTATCTTCGACAGAAGTTTTATCCGGTGACGTCTGGCTCAAACAGGCACTCGAATCCCGCAAATTTCTGCATGTCACCTGGCTGAATATCTACAATCATGACTTTATCAGGCGTCATAACTTTTCTTTCGAACCGGGGTTGAGGCATCAGGATATTCCGTGGACGACAGAGATTCTGCTGGCGGCGGATCGTGTTCAATACACCAGCGATATTTTCTACGATTATTTAATCCATTCGAATTCGGTTTCACATAAAACGGATGGCGATGCCACCGAAGTTCGCTCTGCGCATCATTACATGAAGATTCTGCGTATGCTGGACGATATTAATCATCGGTACCCGGAAAAAGTCGCTAAAGTTCCGGCGTGTAAATGGCAAATAGCAAAAGAAGGCTTGGGTATTCTCCATACCGTCGACAAAATAAAAGACCCGGCGTTGAAGAAAAAGCTGGTTGAGGAAATTTTCCAGCAAGGTATCTGGAGCCTGATGTGGCGTAATGCCAATACTTTCCGCCTCCGCTGGCGGCTTGGGCGTCGTTATTTCAAATTGCGAAAATTAATCAGTGGATAG
- a CDS encoding glycosyltransferase, producing the protein MNILIIIDGLPGGGAEKVVLTLAEGFLRAGHRVSLFSLRDVCEYPLPEGLTYRVIKDKSRTPWRKITELSRRARLLDQAVQASDEFDLVLSNLHKTDRIVARSKSLPRHKVWFCLHGMFSTSYLGHRTGLSRWLKKRKIKNVYQNRNVVTVSQAVADDLSHFELRPSKLRVIYNPFDIDAIRQASVQECEFSPGSYLIHVGRFHASKRHDRLIQAYAESRIELPLVLLGQGSGAQTEKLKDLAQELGVKDKVLFPGFRPNPYPFIRNAAMLVLSSDSEGFGNVLVEALLLGTPVVSTRCPGGPAEILQGELARGLAQLNSHDLAKVMVDIYQNPPEINQETLAGFGIEPICEQYCSLAKNA; encoded by the coding sequence ATGAATATTCTGATTATTATTGATGGCTTGCCTGGCGGCGGTGCCGAAAAGGTTGTTCTGACCTTAGCAGAAGGTTTTTTGCGCGCCGGGCACCGGGTCTCGCTGTTTTCGTTAAGAGACGTTTGTGAGTATCCGTTGCCGGAAGGTCTGACTTACCGGGTGATAAAGGATAAAAGCCGCACACCGTGGCGAAAAATCACCGAGCTTTCACGCCGGGCGCGGTTGCTTGATCAGGCCGTGCAGGCCAGCGACGAATTCGATTTGGTGCTGTCAAACCTGCACAAAACTGATCGTATCGTTGCCCGCAGTAAATCCCTTCCCCGCCATAAAGTCTGGTTCTGTTTACACGGAATGTTCTCGACATCTTATCTGGGACATCGTACCGGCCTGAGCCGTTGGTTAAAAAAACGTAAGATCAAAAACGTTTACCAGAACCGGAATGTCGTTACCGTTTCACAGGCTGTGGCGGATGATTTATCCCATTTTGAACTCCGGCCTTCAAAGCTCAGAGTGATCTACAATCCGTTCGATATCGATGCAATCAGGCAGGCCTCCGTGCAGGAATGTGAGTTTTCTCCGGGCTCGTACCTGATTCACGTGGGCCGTTTTCATGCAAGTAAGCGTCACGACCGGTTGATTCAGGCGTATGCAGAAAGTCGCATCGAACTCCCTCTGGTTCTGCTAGGGCAGGGTTCCGGGGCGCAGACAGAAAAGCTGAAAGATTTAGCCCAGGAACTCGGCGTAAAAGACAAGGTTCTGTTTCCCGGATTCAGGCCCAATCCTTATCCTTTCATTCGAAATGCGGCAATGCTGGTGTTAAGTTCGGACAGTGAAGGGTTTGGGAATGTGTTGGTTGAAGCCCTGCTTCTGGGCACGCCGGTCGTCAGCACCCGTTGTCCGGGCGGCCCGGCTGAAATCTTGCAAGGGGAACTTGCCCGCGGATTAGCGCAGCTAAACAGCCATGATTTAGCCAAAGTGATGGTGGATATTTACCAGAACCCGCCTGAAATCAATCAGGAGACTTTAGCGGGCTTTGGCATTGAGCCTATTTGTGAGCAATATTGTTCACTGGCAAAAAATGCATGA
- a CDS encoding glycosyltransferase family 4 protein has protein sequence MKAFRLALVRQKYRPDGGAERFVSRALEALENQNIELNVITREWQGDINPDWKVHLCNPWKWGRVSRERGFANAARQVWQKEHFDLVQSHERIPGCDLYRAGDGVHVRWLEERSRLLPKHKAQRLFTDRFHRYVMQSEKEMYAAPELKAVICNAEMVKKEIIERFSVPAEKIHVIYNSVNNQHFIPGTAPLRAQLRQQYGVPENATCLIYVGSGFERKGLDAAIKAISGTQRHLLVVGKDKNEPRYRELAAATGCKDRVHFFGVQQNTLPFYQMADGLLLPTLYDPFPNVILEAMACGLPVITTPTCGGAEFIVNGRNGFVCDALNINDLQQAIMALPSNVVDSRESLNARETIMKNTPQRLSEQLLTLYKELLSR, from the coding sequence ATGAAGGCATTCCGGCTTGCTTTAGTCCGTCAGAAATATCGCCCTGACGGAGGTGCAGAACGATTCGTCTCCAGAGCGCTTGAGGCGCTTGAGAACCAAAACATCGAGCTTAATGTCATCACTCGTGAATGGCAGGGTGATATTAATCCCGACTGGAAAGTGCACCTTTGCAATCCCTGGAAATGGGGGCGCGTCAGCAGAGAGCGCGGTTTTGCCAACGCGGCCCGGCAAGTCTGGCAAAAAGAACATTTCGATTTGGTACAAAGTCATGAGCGGATCCCCGGTTGTGATTTGTACCGTGCCGGAGATGGCGTTCACGTCAGGTGGCTCGAAGAGCGTTCACGATTACTGCCTAAGCACAAAGCGCAAAGGCTTTTCACTGACCGTTTCCACCGTTACGTGATGCAATCCGAGAAGGAGATGTACGCTGCGCCAGAGCTGAAAGCGGTTATCTGTAATGCTGAAATGGTTAAAAAGGAAATCATTGAACGGTTTTCAGTGCCTGCGGAAAAGATTCACGTCATTTATAACTCTGTAAACAATCAGCATTTTATACCCGGAACAGCCCCGCTGCGTGCTCAGTTGCGCCAGCAATATGGTGTCCCTGAGAATGCGACCTGCCTGATTTACGTCGGTTCAGGCTTTGAACGTAAAGGGCTGGACGCGGCAATTAAAGCAATTTCAGGAACACAGCGGCATCTGCTGGTGGTCGGCAAAGATAAAAATGAGCCACGCTACCGTGAATTAGCGGCTGCAACCGGCTGTAAAGATCGGGTGCATTTCTTTGGAGTTCAGCAAAACACGCTGCCGTTCTATCAAATGGCCGACGGACTGTTACTACCCACATTATACGATCCGTTCCCCAACGTGATCCTTGAAGCCATGGCCTGCGGCCTGCCCGTGATCACTACGCCAACCTGTGGCGGAGCCGAGTTTATAGTGAACGGAAGAAACGGATTCGTTTGTGATGCGCTCAATATCAACGACCTGCAGCAGGCGATTATGGCTCTTCCGTCGAATGTGGTAGATTCTCGCGAGTCTCTAAACGCACGGGAAACTATCATGAAAAATACGCCTCAGCGCCTTTCTGAACAGCTTCTGACACTCTATAAAGAGCTTCTGAGCCGATGA
- the rfaQ gene encoding putative lipopolysaccharide heptosyltransferase III, with protein sequence MMTTAHAQHPGSSIRRILIIKLRHHGDMLLTTPVVNTLKARYPDAEIDMLIYQETRDMLAANPSIHHLHCIDRTWKKLGVWSHMAHEIRLMKQVMSRHYDLTLNLSDQWRSAIATRLTGAPVRLGFDFPKRQSAFWRFCHTQLVSTKNHHALHTVEQNLSLLEPLQISSLKPEATMSYAQEDGEKVQHLLQQNQVSGRYIVVQPTSRWFFKCWSEEKMAAMLTQLHAEGYPLVITSGPDKHELDMVDRILKLCPQINVTSLAGKLTLPQLAALIDGAALFIGVDSVPMHMAAALKTPLVALFGPSKLVFWRPWDAIGEVIWAGDYGPLPDPDNVDTNTSERYLNAIPVDVVTDAARRLLA encoded by the coding sequence ATTATGACGACGGCTCATGCACAACATCCGGGTTCCTCTATCAGGCGTATCCTTATCATCAAACTGCGTCATCACGGCGATATGCTACTGACGACCCCGGTCGTCAATACATTGAAGGCTCGCTACCCTGACGCTGAAATCGATATGCTGATATACCAGGAAACCCGCGATATGCTGGCGGCAAACCCTTCCATTCATCACCTGCACTGCATCGACCGCACCTGGAAAAAACTCGGCGTATGGTCCCATATGGCCCATGAAATTCGTTTAATGAAACAGGTCATGTCCCGCCATTATGACCTGACCCTCAACTTAAGCGATCAGTGGCGAAGTGCCATTGCAACCCGGCTTACCGGCGCGCCTGTCCGCCTGGGTTTTGATTTCCCTAAACGTCAGAGTGCATTTTGGCGTTTTTGCCACACGCAGTTAGTCAGCACGAAAAATCATCATGCATTGCACACCGTTGAGCAAAACCTCTCCCTGCTGGAACCCCTTCAAATTTCGTCATTAAAGCCTGAAGCCACAATGAGTTATGCTCAGGAAGACGGTGAAAAGGTGCAGCATTTATTACAGCAGAATCAGGTTTCTGGCCGTTATATTGTGGTGCAGCCCACCTCCCGATGGTTCTTCAAATGCTGGTCAGAAGAAAAGATGGCCGCCATGCTGACGCAGTTGCACGCTGAAGGATATCCACTGGTCATCACCTCCGGGCCAGATAAGCACGAGCTTGACATGGTCGATCGTATCCTTAAACTCTGCCCGCAAATCAACGTGACCTCTCTGGCCGGCAAACTGACGTTACCCCAGCTCGCCGCGCTGATTGACGGTGCCGCGCTATTTATCGGCGTGGATTCTGTCCCGATGCACATGGCTGCAGCCTTGAAAACCCCGCTCGTCGCCCTGTTTGGCCCTTCGAAACTGGTTTTCTGGCGACCGTGGGATGCGATCGGTGAAGTCATTTGGGCCGGTGATTACGGGCCGCTTCCGGATCCGGACAATGTCGATACCAACACGTCAGAACGTTATCTGAATGCCATTCCCGTTGACGTTGTGACAGATGCGGCCAGGAGATTATTAGCATGA
- a CDS encoding polysaccharide deacetylase family protein, whose amino-acid sequence MKKPAFIITIDTEGDNLWQNHERISTENTRFLPRFQSLCEKYAFKPVYLTNYEMAQDAAYVEFASDVIKRGQGEVGMHLHAWNSPPLVALTDDDWRHKPYLIEFPAEQIKAKVAFMTQLLEDNFQTKMLSHRAGRWAFNEYYASLLVEQGYLVDCSVTPHVNWSSSPGNPKGTGGTDYSRFPKEAYFIDLSDIAKAGNSPLLEVPMSIQLKHSGLLNQIKSGYDKLRGKNRSPSTHWLRPSGGNVENMQKVAEQSLKQGSDYIEFMLHSSEFMPGGSPTFKNEQDIERLYEDLEKLFSWISERAQGMTLAEYYQWKIK is encoded by the coding sequence ATGAAAAAACCCGCATTTATCATCACCATAGATACCGAGGGTGACAATCTTTGGCAAAATCATGAGCGCATTTCCACTGAGAACACCCGCTTTCTGCCGCGATTCCAGAGCCTGTGTGAAAAGTACGCTTTCAAACCGGTTTATCTGACGAATTATGAAATGGCGCAGGACGCTGCATACGTGGAGTTTGCCAGTGATGTGATCAAACGGGGTCAGGGCGAAGTGGGCATGCATTTACACGCCTGGAACAGTCCTCCGCTTGTTGCGCTGACCGATGATGACTGGCGGCACAAACCCTACCTGATTGAGTTCCCGGCAGAGCAAATCAAAGCCAAAGTGGCATTTATGACGCAACTGCTGGAAGACAATTTCCAGACCAAAATGCTCAGCCATCGCGCAGGGCGTTGGGCCTTTAATGAGTATTATGCGTCGCTGCTGGTTGAGCAGGGTTACCTTGTGGATTGTTCGGTGACGCCTCATGTGAACTGGTCATCTTCGCCTGGCAATCCCAAAGGCACTGGCGGGACGGATTACAGTCGCTTCCCGAAAGAGGCCTATTTTATCGACCTCAGCGACATTGCAAAAGCGGGCAACTCTCCGCTTCTGGAAGTCCCGATGAGTATTCAGCTGAAGCACTCCGGACTGCTCAATCAAATTAAGAGTGGCTACGATAAACTGCGCGGAAAAAATCGCTCTCCTTCCACGCACTGGTTGCGACCATCCGGCGGCAATGTTGAGAATATGCAAAAAGTGGCGGAACAGTCTCTCAAGCAAGGTTCTGACTACATCGAGTTTATGCTGCATTCTTCTGAGTTCATGCCCGGCGGAAGCCCGACGTTCAAAAATGAGCAGGACATTGAAAGGCTTTACGAGGATTTGGAAAAGCTGTTTAGCTGGATAAGCGAACGGGCACAGGGGATGACGCTGGCAGAATATTATCAATGGAAGATTAAATAA
- a CDS encoding glycosyltransferase family 9 protein, with amino-acid sequence MSQKRMKTFWVNLFLHCYVKVKPTLKSRTSFSPEENFKSIAIYSTTALGDLMFNTPAIRAIRQRYPDAFITLVSSEKNKTLVEGSHFFDRIVYWDEKVKYVRKLVSRLRERQPELTVILHSKAPYDILSAVMSGSHYIVKDIYGGKKIGMEKWLVNEGSVLSCHLIQRKLNMCSLLGCDTSNKEMVIPVDFPHLNKENGKKIIGFQMGASEPIRCWPISKFSELAKALFQLGPEYEVALIGTKKELAYEKFFLNSLSEDEARRVTSYIGKTDLKQLMGIIENMDVLVTGDTGPLHLAVALKTKTVSLFVTANPDHTGPYQDRELHQIMRVSTDIKNLAADIKIQPLAIINAEDVLERIELLLPR; translated from the coding sequence ATGTCGCAGAAAAGAATGAAAACGTTTTGGGTTAATCTTTTCTTACATTGCTATGTAAAAGTTAAACCTACCCTTAAAAGCCGGACGTCATTCTCGCCCGAAGAGAATTTCAAAAGCATTGCCATTTACTCGACCACCGCGCTCGGCGATTTAATGTTCAATACGCCTGCGATTCGCGCGATAAGACAACGTTATCCGGACGCATTTATTACGCTGGTTTCCAGTGAAAAGAATAAAACGCTCGTCGAAGGGAGCCATTTTTTTGACCGGATTGTCTATTGGGATGAGAAAGTAAAATACGTCCGGAAACTGGTTTCTCGCCTCAGAGAGCGGCAACCTGAGTTAACGGTAATATTACACTCGAAAGCACCCTACGACATTCTGAGTGCAGTGATGTCCGGTTCCCACTATATCGTCAAAGATATTTATGGCGGTAAGAAGATTGGTATGGAGAAGTGGCTGGTTAATGAAGGCTCGGTTTTAAGTTGCCATCTGATTCAGCGAAAGTTGAATATGTGCAGTTTGTTAGGGTGTGATACCTCTAATAAGGAAATGGTTATTCCTGTTGATTTCCCGCATCTTAATAAAGAAAACGGGAAGAAAATTATTGGTTTTCAGATGGGTGCCTCTGAACCGATAAGGTGCTGGCCGATTTCTAAATTCTCAGAGCTTGCCAAAGCACTATTCCAACTGGGGCCAGAGTATGAAGTGGCTCTGATTGGGACGAAAAAGGAACTGGCTTATGAGAAATTCTTCCTGAATTCATTGTCGGAAGATGAAGCAAGAAGGGTAACCAGCTATATCGGCAAAACCGATCTGAAGCAACTGATGGGCATAATCGAAAATATGGATGTGCTCGTTACCGGTGATACCGGTCCTCTGCATCTTGCTGTCGCGCTGAAAACAAAAACCGTCAGCCTGTTTGTGACAGCAAATCCGGATCACACGGGCCCTTATCAGGATAGGGAATTGCATCAGATCATGCGCGTTTCCACTGATATCAAAAATCTTGCCGCAGATATTAAGATACAGCCTTTGGCTATTATTAATGCTGAAGATGTTCTGGAAAGAATTGAACTCTTGTTACCGCGCTGA
- a CDS encoding O-antigen ligase family protein — MMHFLKRINAEHLYYLFFTLFLFFSAIFCGYTRSTNLFHLSGVVFLFLIFRNKAFRDTLLHKKQMLYGLVFCSIYLVYFSLSTLWGDIPSNLESALTHSLYILLFVAMVATILSSEKREIALAAIIFGFVALALFLIIVDYQNLLTNRLMSSVSPGPSNVIDVGGYFSIGIILSLLAFKESKKPVFIVTASILFIALLFTQSRGPFIALVISLLVTSHYKILSRKNVFIAAIVLAVVITVMSYIGITEMVIERFQELSSQIYLRLSIWRHTFEVISPDIIFGYGFDKSLNFINYSGEHVTTTHSLYLGAMLKGGLVGLVSLLMLLSYIAYRAFCYIKEDRRFEAAIFIFMLIFYLSQGMFNIGNPSESWYLFWFPIGVLLAGEIRKVR; from the coding sequence ATGATGCATTTTTTAAAAAGAATTAATGCAGAGCATCTTTATTATTTATTTTTTACATTATTTCTTTTCTTTAGTGCGATTTTTTGTGGCTACACAAGATCGACAAATCTCTTCCATTTATCAGGAGTAGTTTTCCTTTTCCTTATTTTCAGAAACAAAGCCTTCCGCGATACCCTGCTACACAAAAAACAAATGCTTTACGGTCTGGTTTTTTGCTCAATCTATCTTGTGTATTTCTCATTAAGTACACTTTGGGGCGACATTCCGTCTAATCTTGAGTCGGCTTTAACGCACAGTTTATACATTCTGCTCTTTGTCGCCATGGTCGCAACAATACTCAGTAGCGAGAAAAGAGAGATTGCGCTCGCAGCCATAATTTTTGGGTTCGTTGCTTTGGCACTTTTCTTAATCATTGTGGATTACCAAAACTTACTGACCAATCGTCTGATGAGTTCTGTCTCCCCCGGGCCGAGTAACGTTATTGATGTCGGCGGATACTTCTCAATCGGGATAATCCTGTCATTGCTGGCGTTCAAAGAAAGCAAGAAGCCTGTATTTATCGTTACGGCGTCTATACTTTTCATCGCATTATTATTTACGCAAAGCCGGGGGCCCTTTATTGCCCTGGTGATTTCTCTGCTCGTAACATCCCACTACAAAATACTTTCCAGGAAAAACGTTTTCATTGCCGCCATCGTGCTGGCCGTTGTCATTACAGTCATGTCATATATCGGTATTACTGAAATGGTCATAGAACGTTTTCAGGAGTTGTCATCGCAGATTTACTTACGTCTCAGTATCTGGAGACATACGTTTGAAGTGATTTCTCCTGACATAATTTTCGGTTATGGTTTTGATAAGAGCCTGAATTTCATCAACTACAGTGGTGAACACGTCACGACAACCCACAGTTTGTATCTGGGCGCTATGCTGAAAGGTGGCTTGGTCGGTTTAGTTTCACTCCTGATGCTGCTGAGTTATATCGCTTACCGGGCGTTTTGCTACATCAAGGAAGACAGACGTTTTGAAGCGGCTATCTTCATCTTTATGCTGATTTTTTATCTTTCTCAGGGAATGTTCAATATCGGTAATCCCAGCGAAAGCTGGTACTTATTCTGGTTCCCGATAGGTGTGTTACTGGCCGGAGAGATAAGAAAAGTTAGATAG
- a CDS encoding sugar glycosyltransferase: MGSFFKQVYRYTHPRSYRHNENLWPYMKIGRATTGEINQLEYRGQPVPIADLSSLKGKFSGPIMLAATGPSVNEIDFTQPPLPVPAFGVNGAWSLSKFFEFSFYVIVDMGFFDKKPEIVANIVAARGLILFTTAHGIARIIDRIGLGNIQCTLALIEDAACKIYQSSLKPHELKDFYIKDSSTAFTQSRPDIGFSTDIRQGIFDAGTVIYWALQISLYLGFTELFIAGLDMNNFDKPRFYESQSEKQPTNLKGIFTNLVLPAFEHASLLLKDKKIRVINLSVNSAIPDYIFEKVSYNDAFFKKN, translated from the coding sequence GTGGGATCTTTTTTCAAACAGGTTTACCGATATACCCATCCACGGTCATACAGGCACAATGAAAATTTATGGCCCTATATGAAAATAGGCAGGGCAACGACGGGTGAAATAAATCAACTCGAGTATCGCGGACAGCCAGTACCTATCGCCGATCTTTCCTCATTAAAAGGGAAGTTTTCCGGGCCGATAATGCTGGCGGCAACCGGCCCATCTGTAAACGAAATTGATTTTACCCAACCGCCTCTCCCGGTTCCCGCTTTTGGCGTTAACGGGGCATGGTCTCTGAGCAAATTTTTTGAATTCTCATTTTACGTTATTGTAGATATGGGGTTCTTCGATAAAAAGCCTGAAATCGTGGCTAATATTGTCGCTGCTCGCGGTTTAATCTTATTCACCACGGCGCATGGCATAGCCAGAATCATTGATCGTATCGGGCTAGGGAATATTCAGTGCACATTAGCGCTTATCGAAGATGCTGCCTGTAAAATTTACCAGTCCTCACTCAAACCCCATGAGCTAAAAGACTTTTATATAAAAGACAGCTCAACTGCGTTTACTCAGAGCCGCCCAGATATCGGTTTTTCAACCGATATTCGTCAGGGAATTTTTGATGCCGGTACCGTAATTTACTGGGCATTGCAGATTTCACTGTATCTCGGTTTTACCGAATTGTTCATCGCCGGCCTGGATATGAACAACTTTGATAAACCCCGGTTTTATGAAAGCCAAAGCGAAAAGCAACCCACGAACCTTAAGGGTATTTTTACAAACCTTGTTTTACCTGCATTCGAACATGCCAGCTTATTACTTAAAGATAAGAAGATAAGAGTTATTAATCTTTCAGTTAATAGTGCTATTCCAGACTACATTTTTGAAAAGGTTTCATATAATGATGCATTTTTTAAAAAGAATTAA